In Lycium ferocissimum isolate CSIRO_LF1 chromosome 3, AGI_CSIRO_Lferr_CH_V1, whole genome shotgun sequence, the genomic window CCAACGGTAACTCCCGccccaccccacaccaccccacccccctcTCCTCTAACGGCATTACCGACCAGGTTCCTCTCTCTCCCCTCTCTTTGGCCGACGAGCACCGGCGGCAGGTTTCCAGCCAGATCTCTCCCCTcccctcttctcttctctttgcttttttgcttctttttttttcgtttcTGCAATCGGAAACCCCACTCCAGTAGGTTTCCGGTCGGTTCAAAGACAGGTGCCCAATTTTTCCGGCAGATTCCGGCGTGAACAGTAATTTCAGCGGTGAACAATAATTTTTTGCTGCGAACAGGTTCTTTCACCTAGAGTTGGTACCTCCAGTGGCCCATAAAAATTATGTCCTTtagtcttgaatttttttttgcctcTTGACGTTACATTCTTCCCTTTATTCCTCTCACTTATAGTGCTATCATTCTTGGCGTAGTCGCCCAAGTTGCCTATAGTTTCTTGCTAACTTGTGCTTTAGTGTTTATTCCTATTTGTTTTAGATAAATTTTTGAGCAGCTTATTTTGCCTTAGTGGCTTTAGTGAGCGATGGTAGACTAGGATCATGTTCTCGGTTGGGGACGAGGGCTAGGGTTAGGGGTGGTAAGTGGGTTCAGGGAGCGTCTAGGTTGAGAGTAGGGTCCTGGAACATTAGGACTTTGACGAGGAATTCCATAGagctagttaagattcttaagaagaCGAGGATTAATATAGCTTTCGTCTAAGAGACCAAATGGGTAGGATCAAAAGCTAAGGATGTGGACGGGTAAAAGTTATGGTTCTCGGGTAAGTCGATGTATAGGAATGGGGTAGGCATTTTAGTAGATAGTGAGCTAAGGGACCATGTGGTAAAGGTTAGGAGAGTCAATGATCGGATGATGGCGATTAAGTTGATCGTAGGAGGGTTTACattgaacattattagtgccTACGCGCCACAGGCAGGCTTGGACGAGGAAGAGAAGAGGCAtttttgggaggatttggaTGAAGTGGTGGGAGGTATACCGATCACCGAGAAGTTATTCATTGGAGGAGATTTCAATGGACATATTGGGTCATCTTCGGGGGGCTATAACGATGAGCATGGTGGTTTTGGCTTCGGGGACAGAAACGGAGGAGGGGTCGCACTCCTAGATTTTGCAAAAGCTTTTGGATTGGTGGTAGCCAACTCGAGTTTTTCGAAGAGGGAGCAGCACCTAATAACCTTCCGTAGTTCGACGGCTGCGATGCAGATAGACTTTTTGCTCCTTAGAAAATATGATAAAAGTCTTTGTAAAGACTACAAGGTCTTTCCGAGTGAGAACCTTACGACCCAGCATAAGCTCTTAGTGATGGATTTGGAgactaagaagaagaagaagaaaaggagggTCGTGGATTACCGGCAGAAGATCAGGTGGGGAAGTCTGACTTCGTCTAGTTCCCAGGAGATGGGGGAGAAGTTGATGGATATAAGGGCTTGGGAGAGTAGGGGGGACGCGAGCAGTATGTGGGATAAGACGGCCAACTGTATTAGGAAGTAGCTAGAGATGTACTGGAGGTCTCGAGAGGTCATCGTGGTGGGCACCGAGGGAactggtggtggaatggagaagtccaAGGGAAGGTGGAAGCAAAGAAACTGGCGTATGCGAAGTTGGTAGATAGAAAAAACGAGGAGGAAAAGCGGACGAATAGGGAAAGGTATAAGATTGTGAGAAAGGAAGCGAAGTTGGCAGTTTCGGCGGCAAAAACGGCAGCTTTTGAACGCCTATATGCAGAACTAGAGGACAAATGCGGGGATAAGAAGTTGTTCAGGCTAGCCAAGGTAAGGTAGAGGAAGGCACAGGATCTGGATCAACTAAAGTGCGTCAAGGACGAGGATGGCAAAGTATTGGTGGAGGATGCTCTCATTTTATGGAGATGGCAGTCATACTTCcataaactcttgaacgaagaaggtgacagagacattgtgttgggagacattgtgttgggagatttggagtacTCTGAGTGGCGTCGTGATTTTGggtattgtaggagtataaaaGTAGAGAGGTTAAAGGGAGCTATTCGTAGGATGCGTAGAGGAAGAGCGACCGGCCCGACGAGATTCCCGGGAGTTTTGGAAGAGTGCAGGGCAAAAGGTGTTTGGAGTGGTCGATCGGGttatttaatgtcatttttaagaCGACGAAGATGCCCGAggaatggaggtggagtacGATGGTTCCTTTGTACAAAAACAAAGGCGACATtcaaagttgcaacaactatagaggtatcaagctgctaagtcacactataaaagtgtgggaaagggtggtggagatgagggtgaggagaggcaTGTCcatttcagagaaccagttcggattcatgccgGGGCGCTCAACTATAGAAGCCATTCATCTTGTGAGGAAACTGGTGGAGCAAAGAtaggaagaggaagagagacTTACACATTGTTTTCACCTCGAAAAAAAGGCTTACGATAAAGTGTCAAGAGAGGTTTTATGGAAGATGCTTGGAGGTTAGAGGTGTACActgtggcgtacattagggcgatcaaggacatgtatgagggagcCAAGACCAGGGTTAGAACAGTGGGAGGAGACTCGGAACACTTCCCAGTGGAGATGGGGTTGCAtcagggatcagctcttagcccttttttatttgccttggtgatggatggtttgacgcggcaaattcaaggtgaggtgccatggtgcaTGTATTCGCGGATGCATAGTCCTGATTAATGAGACCCGCAACGGAGTGAATgctaagctggaggtttggagacaaactctGGAGTCTAGAGgattcaagttgagtaggaccaagacagagtacaTGAAGTGCAAGTTTAGTGACGAGACACATGAGGCTGGCTTGGAAGTAAGGCTGGGTACCCAGGCCatccaaaagaaataaaatttcaagtatcttgggtttATTGTACAAGGAGATGAggatattgacgatgatgtcacgcatcgtattggtgcagggtggatgaaatggaggctcgcttca contains:
- the LOC132048814 gene encoding uncharacterized protein LOC132048814, with translation MYRNGVGILVDSELRDHVVKVRRVNDRMMAIKLIVGGFTLNIISAYAPQAGLDEEEKRHFWEDLDEVVGGIPITEKLFIGGDFNGHIGSSSGGYNDEHGGFGFGDRNGGGVALLDFAKAFGLVVANSSFSKREQHLITFRSSTAAMQIDFLLLRKYDKSLCKDYKVFPSENLTTQHKLLVMDLETKKKKKKRRVVDYRQKIRWGSLTSSSSQEMGEKLMDIRAWESRGDASSMWDKTANCIRK